In one window of Deinococcus terrestris DNA:
- a CDS encoding DUF11 domain-containing protein encodes MNRLTLPLLLALPGLALAQGASPLVLDLAQSLIQTVQVDGKATEKRTPNYTKVRPGDLLAQTVTARNVSARTLANVAVKLPVPAGHVYVAPDGSAAAGVRTEYSIDGGKTFAPAPLKKKITVTENGKAVTREVEVKPGEYQAVRWTIAALPAGTEKTLGFRVQVK; translated from the coding sequence ATGAATCGCCTGACCCTTCCCCTCCTGCTCGCGCTGCCCGGCCTGGCCCTGGCCCAGGGCGCCTCGCCCCTGGTGCTCGACCTCGCCCAGTCGCTGATTCAGACCGTTCAGGTGGACGGCAAGGCGACCGAAAAGCGCACGCCGAACTACACCAAGGTCCGCCCCGGCGACCTGCTCGCACAGACTGTCACCGCCCGCAACGTCAGCGCCCGCACGCTGGCAAACGTCGCCGTGAAGCTGCCGGTTCCGGCGGGTCACGTGTACGTCGCGCCAGATGGAAGCGCTGCCGCAGGCGTCCGCACCGAGTACTCCATCGACGGCGGCAAGACCTTTGCCCCCGCCCCCCTCAAGAAAAAGATCACCGTGACCGAGAACGGCAAGGCCGTGACCCGCGAGGTTGAGGTCAAGCCGGGCGAGTACCAGGCGGTGCGCTGGACCATCGCCGCCCTACCTGCCGGCACCGAGAAGACGCTCGGCTTCCGCGTGCAGGTGAAGTAA
- a CDS encoding vWA domain-containing protein, with protein sequence MARVTRYSKFEGELDQLDSSELMQMIQEALLGQGMNDPYDPDPNARPSMDDLFDAILEALADRGMIPEEQLLEALQADDVRETPLGQQIERLMDKLQQDGFIRKEFDEEPGQGGQGQSGESRFQLTDKSIDFLGYKSLRDLMGGLGRSSAGAHDTREYASGVEMTGELKNYEFGDTLNLDTTATLGNIMGKGFDALEESDLVIRQAEYNSSAATVVLLDCSHSMILYGEDRFTPAKQVALALAHLIRTQYPGDTVKFVLFHDSAEEVPVAKLAQAQIGPYHTNTAGGLRLAQQLLKRENKDMKQIVMITDGKPSALTLPDGRIYKNAYGLDPYVLGATLREVANCRRSGIQVNTFMLARDPELVGFVRRVSEMTKGKAYFTTPQNIGQYVLMDFVTNKTKLVN encoded by the coding sequence ATGGCGCGTGTCACGCGGTACAGCAAGTTCGAGGGCGAACTCGACCAGCTCGACTCCAGCGAGCTGATGCAGATGATTCAGGAAGCGCTGCTGGGGCAGGGCATGAACGATCCCTACGACCCCGATCCCAACGCCCGGCCCAGCATGGACGACCTCTTCGACGCGATTCTGGAGGCACTGGCCGACCGGGGCATGATCCCGGAAGAGCAGCTTCTAGAAGCCCTGCAAGCCGACGACGTGCGCGAGACGCCGCTGGGTCAGCAAATCGAGCGGCTGATGGACAAGCTCCAGCAGGACGGCTTTATTCGCAAGGAGTTCGACGAGGAGCCGGGACAGGGCGGCCAGGGCCAGAGCGGCGAGTCGCGCTTTCAGCTCACTGACAAGAGCATTGACTTTCTGGGCTACAAGAGCCTGCGCGACCTGATGGGCGGCCTGGGCAGAAGCAGCGCGGGCGCCCACGACACCCGCGAGTACGCCTCAGGCGTCGAGATGACGGGCGAACTCAAGAACTACGAGTTCGGGGACACCCTCAACCTCGATACGACGGCCACGCTGGGCAACATCATGGGCAAAGGCTTCGACGCGCTCGAGGAATCCGACCTCGTGATCCGGCAGGCTGAATACAACTCGTCGGCGGCGACCGTGGTGCTGCTGGACTGCTCGCACTCCATGATCCTGTACGGCGAGGACCGCTTCACGCCCGCCAAGCAGGTCGCGCTCGCGCTGGCGCACCTGATCCGCACCCAGTACCCCGGCGACACGGTCAAGTTCGTGCTCTTCCACGACTCGGCCGAGGAAGTGCCCGTCGCCAAGCTCGCGCAGGCACAGATCGGGCCGTACCATACGAACACGGCGGGGGGCCTGCGGCTCGCGCAGCAGCTCCTGAAGCGCGAGAACAAGGACATGAAGCAGATCGTGATGATCACCGACGGCAAGCCCTCGGCCCTCACGCTGCCCGACGGCCGCATCTATAAAAACGCCTATGGCCTCGACCCCTACGTGCTGGGCGCCACTCTGCGCGAGGTCGCCAACTGCCGCCGCTCGGGCATCCAGGTCAACACCTTCATGCTGGCCCGCGACCCCGAACTCGTGGGCTTCGTCCGGCGCGTCTCCGAGATGACGAAGGGCAAGGCCTACTTCACGACGCCGCAGAACATCGGCCAGTACGTGCTGATGGATTTCGTGACGAACAAGACGAAGCTGGTGAATTAG
- a CDS encoding DinB family protein has protein sequence MPMNPAELHARTFRMHREALMDLYAELPEEHGTFAAWEGGMSLIGQADHLAASSAMMLAMIAGQAPQRPAPGDGSASVAEVRERLRQTTDQVSAAIAALSPEDLARRVPAFGGREMPVAALLDSLIGHEAHHKGQVWVMARMVGLKPPMFVKMG, from the coding sequence ATGCCTATGAACCCGGCCGAACTGCACGCCCGCACCTTCCGAATGCACCGCGAGGCCCTGATGGACCTGTATGCCGAGCTGCCCGAGGAGCACGGCACCTTCGCCGCGTGGGAGGGCGGCATGAGCCTGATCGGTCAGGCCGACCACCTCGCGGCCAGCAGCGCGATGATGCTCGCCATGATCGCCGGGCAGGCCCCCCAGCGCCCCGCGCCCGGCGACGGCAGCGCCAGCGTGGCCGAGGTGCGCGAGCGCCTGCGCCAGACGACCGATCAGGTCTCCGCCGCCATCGCTGCCCTGAGCCCCGAGGACCTCGCCCGCCGCGTTCCGGCCTTCGGGGGCCGCGAGATGCCCGTCGCCGCCCTGCTTGACTCCCTGATCGGCCACGAGGCCCACCACAAGGGCCAGGTCTGGGTTATGGCCCGGATGGTGGGCCTGAAGCCGCCGATGTTCGTGAAGATGGGGTAG
- the mscL gene encoding large conductance mechanosensitive channel protein MscL, with the protein MLQGFRDFVLRGNVVDLAVGVVIGAAFTGIVTAFSNSFINPLIKAVTGGGAQVGGTFTLNGAVFDYGAFITALLNFLIVAAVLYFLVVTPVNRINERFGRGQKPPVAEPSNEEKLLAEIRDELRRRP; encoded by the coding sequence ATGCTTCAGGGCTTCCGGGACTTCGTGCTGCGCGGCAATGTGGTGGATCTCGCGGTCGGTGTGGTGATTGGGGCGGCGTTCACGGGCATCGTCACCGCCTTCTCGAACAGCTTCATCAACCCGCTGATCAAGGCGGTCACGGGGGGCGGGGCACAGGTGGGCGGCACCTTCACGCTGAATGGGGCCGTCTTCGACTACGGCGCCTTCATCACCGCGCTACTGAACTTCCTGATCGTGGCGGCCGTGCTGTATTTCCTGGTGGTCACGCCGGTTAACCGGATCAACGAACGCTTCGGGCGGGGGCAGAAGCCGCCGGTCGCCGAACCTAGCAACGAGGAAAAGCTGCTGGCCGAGATTCGCGACGAGTTGCGGCGCAGGCCCTGA
- a CDS encoding DUF512 domain-containing protein, protein MTAAEARPQPTEVFPAPIKTVEPGSPAERAGVRPGDLLIRVNGESVTDVLAYRHLLSQGRAELEISRPVERPSVLSGVLGVAQDHHRLEYDPAAPTFTFAVEWEDPGLDFEEVLFDGIKKCANKCDFCYVHQMPRGFRKSLYIMDDDYRLSFLYGSFVTLTNLTEGDINRILDENLSPLYVSVHTANQDLRQDLMKWWKLKVKDPQAVQIRGMIERLEPIDLYTQIVLVPGRNDGEHLDDTVEYLSSRPNVISAAVVPIGLTGHRKNLPDVRTFTREEAQDTLARLNSWRRQFLAERGTRFVFPSDELYLLAGEPLPTEEEYEGFPMLENGVGMIRDFLTEGLPELPAALPAPRKVILGTGLLFAESLDRAVEPLRQIEGLELEVRAVENKTFGKVTTVAGLLTGRCFRHAVKPGEADLLIVPPTTLRYGTELMLDDTSLTELRTEFRMDVRPGGATLGELARVVLDGVQSSGHQWGMSAHAVKESRGQA, encoded by the coding sequence GTGACCGCAGCCGAAGCCAGACCGCAACCGACCGAGGTGTTTCCCGCACCGATCAAGACCGTGGAACCGGGCAGCCCCGCCGAACGGGCGGGCGTGCGCCCCGGCGACCTGCTGATCCGGGTGAACGGCGAATCCGTGACCGACGTGCTGGCCTACCGCCATCTGCTGTCGCAGGGGCGGGCCGAGTTGGAAATCAGCCGCCCGGTGGAGCGGCCCTCGGTCCTGTCCGGCGTCCTCGGCGTGGCGCAGGACCACCACCGCCTGGAATACGACCCGGCGGCGCCCACCTTCACCTTCGCGGTGGAGTGGGAGGACCCCGGCCTCGACTTCGAGGAAGTGCTGTTCGACGGCATCAAGAAGTGTGCCAACAAGTGCGACTTCTGCTACGTCCACCAGATGCCGCGCGGCTTTCGCAAGAGCCTCTACATCATGGACGACGACTACCGCCTGTCCTTCCTGTACGGCTCCTTCGTCACGCTGACCAACCTGACCGAGGGCGACATCAACCGCATCCTCGACGAGAACCTCTCGCCGCTGTACGTGTCGGTCCATACGGCCAACCAGGACCTCCGCCAGGATCTGATGAAGTGGTGGAAGCTCAAGGTCAAGGACCCCCAGGCCGTGCAGATTCGCGGCATGATCGAGCGGCTCGAACCCATCGACCTGTACACCCAGATCGTCCTCGTGCCTGGCCGCAACGACGGCGAGCATCTCGACGACACGGTGGAATATTTGTCGAGCCGCCCCAACGTGATCTCGGCGGCGGTCGTGCCCATCGGCCTGACCGGGCACCGCAAGAACCTTCCCGACGTGCGGACCTTCACGCGCGAGGAGGCGCAGGACACGCTCGCCCGCCTGAACAGCTGGCGGCGGCAGTTCCTGGCGGAGCGCGGCACCCGCTTCGTCTTCCCCTCCGACGAGCTGTACCTCCTGGCAGGCGAGCCCCTCCCCACCGAGGAGGAATACGAGGGCTTCCCCATGCTGGAAAACGGCGTGGGCATGATCCGCGACTTCCTGACCGAGGGGCTGCCCGAGCTGCCCGCCGCGCTGCCTGCGCCCCGCAAGGTGATTCTGGGGACGGGGCTGCTGTTCGCCGAGTCGCTCGACCGGGCCGTGGAGCCGCTGCGCCAGATCGAGGGGCTGGAGCTGGAGGTCCGCGCGGTGGAGAACAAGACCTTCGGCAAGGTCACGACCGTTGCGGGCCTGCTGACCGGGCGATGCTTCCGGCACGCGGTCAAGCCGGGCGAGGCCGACCTCCTGATCGTGCCGCCGACCACCCTGCGCTACGGCACCGAGCTGATGCTGGACGACACCAGCCTGACCGAGCTGCGAACCGAGTTCCGCATGGACGTGCGCCCCGGCGGGGCCACCCTGGGCGAACTCGCCCGCGTGGTGCTGGACGGCGTGCAGAGCAGCGGGCACCAGTGGGGCATGAGCGCCCACGCGGTCAAGGAGAGCCGGGGTCAGGCGTAA
- a CDS encoding SIR2 family NAD-dependent protein deacylase produces MTLEQARAALAAARRVAVLTGAGVSAESGIPTFRNAQTGHWARFRPEDLASPEAYRRDPKMVWEWYAGRYRNVTHAQPNEGHHLLAWLERDKGDGFFLATQNVDGLHARAGSERLVELHGNLSTARCEACGTVAPLPEPNTFTPPPTCPVCGARMRPNIVWFGEFLPELALEAATRAFEKADVALIVGTSGQVYPAAGLALETRRAGGVVIEVNPDETELTPYMSYSVRDVASRGLAALMGEG; encoded by the coding sequence ATGACCCTGGAACAGGCCCGCGCCGCCCTCGCAGCCGCCCGCCGCGTGGCCGTCCTGACGGGCGCGGGCGTGAGCGCCGAGAGCGGCATCCCCACCTTCCGCAACGCGCAGACCGGGCACTGGGCACGCTTTCGCCCCGAGGACCTCGCCAGCCCGGAGGCGTACCGCCGCGACCCGAAAATGGTTTGGGAGTGGTACGCGGGTCGCTACCGGAACGTGACCCACGCGCAGCCCAACGAAGGCCACCACCTCCTCGCCTGGCTGGAGCGGGACAAGGGCGACGGCTTCTTCCTCGCCACCCAGAACGTGGACGGCCTGCACGCGCGGGCGGGCAGCGAGCGCCTCGTGGAGTTGCACGGCAACCTGAGCACCGCCCGCTGCGAGGCGTGCGGGACGGTCGCGCCCCTGCCCGAGCCGAACACCTTCACGCCCCCGCCGACTTGCCCAGTGTGCGGTGCCCGGATGCGCCCCAACATCGTCTGGTTCGGGGAGTTTCTGCCCGAGCTGGCGCTGGAGGCCGCCACCCGCGCCTTCGAGAAAGCGGACGTGGCCCTGATCGTGGGCACCAGCGGGCAGGTCTACCCGGCGGCAGGCCTCGCGCTGGAAACGCGACGGGCGGGCGGCGTGGTGATCGAGGTCAACCCCGACGAGACGGAACTCACGCCCTACATGAGTTACAGCGTCCGGGACGTGGCCTCACGGGGGCTGGCGGCGCTGATGGGGGAGGGCTAG
- a CDS encoding RNA 2'-phosphotransferase: MTDEQLSRRLSYLLRHAPEKMNVTLEPGGWAPVDAVLRTLRVSRPRLERVVAADRKGRYTLQGDRIRANQGHSVDVDLRLPLTVPPPLLYHGTHAGVLDAIRAGGLKPMGRHHVHLSRDEATARQVGARRGRSVVLTVQAGRMYEAGHPFYRSENGVWLAEAVPPEFLEVPE; the protein is encoded by the coding sequence ATGACCGACGAGCAACTCTCCCGCCGCCTCTCCTACCTGCTGCGGCACGCGCCCGAGAAGATGAATGTGACGCTGGAGCCGGGCGGCTGGGCACCCGTGGACGCCGTGCTGCGGACCCTGCGGGTGTCCCGGCCCCGGCTGGAGCGGGTGGTCGCCGCCGACCGCAAGGGGCGCTACACCCTCCAGGGCGACCGCATCCGCGCCAATCAGGGCCACAGCGTGGACGTGGACCTGCGGTTGCCGCTGACCGTGCCGCCGCCCCTGCTGTACCACGGGACCCATGCGGGCGTGCTGGACGCGATCCGCGCCGGGGGCCTCAAGCCGATGGGCCGTCACCACGTCCACCTCTCCCGCGACGAGGCGACAGCGCGGCAGGTCGGGGCGCGGCGGGGAAGGTCCGTCGTGCTGACCGTGCAGGCCGGGCGGATGTACGAGGCCGGGCACCCCTTCTACCGCAGCGAGAACGGGGTGTGGCTGGCCGAGGCCGTGCCGCCCGAGTTTCTGGAGGTTCCAGAGTAG
- a CDS encoding carboxypeptidase M32 — MTTTHTDTAWAELQTRFQELADLGGIGSLLGWDQSTYLPAGAAAGRSRQRALLSRLRHERATDPAYGRLLEHLGGRGDLSPVQARMVAVARKDFEEATRFPAAFVAAWSQHGGESYSAWTGARPGNDFARMVPYLEKSLDLSLQAASYFPEFSDPMDYFIDQSDEGMTAAQVGEVFAALREALVPMVDAVTGAEAPRTDFLARHYPGADQLAFGESVIRDYGYDFTQGRQDLTHHPFMTRLGGQDVRITTRVKDNDPTEALYSTLHESGHAMYEQGVAEDLLGTPLGGGVSAGVHESQSRLWENLVGRSRAFWAAYFGKFRDAFPEQLADVTEEEMHRASNVVARSLIRTDADELTYNLHVITRFELERELLSGRLAVRDLADAWHAAYETNLGLRAESDVNGVLQDVHWYFGSIGGAFQGYTLGNVLSAQFYAAAERVNPGLEGDIARADFGRLHGWLRENVYAHGRRYTPNELLERATGQGMTVEPYLKYLREKYGALYGVTL; from the coding sequence GTGACCACAACCCATACCGATACGGCCTGGGCTGAACTCCAGACCCGGTTTCAGGAACTCGCCGACCTCGGCGGCATCGGCTCGCTGCTGGGGTGGGACCAGAGCACCTATCTGCCCGCCGGGGCCGCCGCCGGACGCTCGCGGCAACGGGCGCTGCTCTCGCGGCTGCGTCACGAGCGGGCGACCGACCCGGCCTACGGGCGGCTGCTTGAACACCTCGGCGGACGCGGCGACCTTTCCCCTGTTCAGGCCCGCATGGTCGCAGTGGCCCGCAAGGACTTTGAGGAGGCGACCCGCTTTCCCGCCGCCTTTGTCGCCGCGTGGAGTCAGCACGGCGGCGAGAGCTACTCGGCGTGGACGGGGGCGCGGCCGGGGAACGACTTCGCGCGGATGGTGCCCTACCTGGAGAAGTCGCTGGACCTGAGCCTGCAAGCGGCGAGCTACTTCCCCGAATTTTCCGACCCGATGGACTACTTCATCGACCAGTCCGACGAGGGCATGACCGCCGCGCAGGTGGGCGAGGTCTTCGCGGCGCTCAGGGAGGCGCTGGTCCCGATGGTGGACGCCGTGACCGGGGCCGAGGCGCCCCGCACCGACTTTCTGGCCCGACACTACCCCGGCGCCGACCAGCTCGCCTTCGGGGAGAGCGTGATCCGTGATTACGGGTACGACTTCACCCAGGGGCGGCAGGACCTCACCCACCACCCCTTCATGACCCGGCTGGGCGGGCAGGACGTACGGATCACCACGCGGGTGAAGGACAACGACCCCACCGAAGCGCTGTACTCCACCCTGCACGAGTCTGGCCACGCGATGTACGAGCAGGGCGTGGCGGAAGACCTTCTGGGCACGCCCCTCGGCGGCGGCGTCAGCGCCGGGGTCCACGAGAGCCAGTCGCGGCTGTGGGAGAACCTCGTGGGGCGCAGCCGGGCGTTCTGGGCGGCGTACTTCGGCAAGTTCCGGGACGCCTTCCCGGAGCAGCTCGCGGACGTGACCGAGGAGGAGATGCACCGCGCCTCCAACGTGGTCGCCCGCTCGCTGATCCGCACCGACGCCGATGAGCTGACCTACAACCTGCACGTCATCACCCGCTTTGAGCTGGAACGCGAGCTTCTGTCGGGGCGGCTGGCAGTGCGCGACCTCGCGGACGCGTGGCACGCCGCCTACGAGACGAACCTGGGCCTGCGGGCCGAGAGCGACGTGAACGGCGTCTTGCAAGACGTGCACTGGTACTTCGGGAGCATTGGCGGGGCCTTCCAGGGCTACACGCTGGGGAACGTGCTCAGTGCCCAGTTCTACGCGGCGGCCGAACGGGTCAATCCCGGCCTGGAAGGCGACATCGCCCGCGCCGACTTCGGGCGGCTGCACGGCTGGCTGCGCGAGAACGTGTACGCGCATGGTCGCCGCTACACGCCGAACGAGTTGCTGGAACGGGCGACCGGACAGGGCATGACGGTGGAGCCGTACCTGAAGTACCTGCGCGAGAAGTACGGAGCGCTGTACGGCGTGACGCTGTAA
- a CDS encoding bifunctional 3,4-dihydroxy-2-butanone-4-phosphate synthase/GTP cyclohydrolase II, with translation MTLASIPDLLAELRAGRPVILVDDEGRENEGDLLMPAETATPEWVNFMAREGRGLICVTLLPERAAELNLAPMVRSGTDPNGTAFTVSVDHVSNSTGISAYDRAATIGALADPAATPADFRRPGHIFPLVARPGGVLRRAGHTEAGCDLARLAGFAPAGVICEIMGDSGEMLRLPDLLAFGERHSLLVGSIEALIAYRMEHDPFLRVAAEAKLPTEYGEFRLVGFEDSLSGAEHVALVMGEVDETPLLVRVHSECLTGDAFHSLRCDCGPQRDAALRAIAEEGRGVLVYLRQEGRGIGLLNKIRAYALQDGGADTVDANLQLGFPADARDFGIGAQMLHLLGARRLRVLTNNPRKLHSLGGFGLEVVERVPLHVGQNAHNAGYLATKGARLGHLR, from the coding sequence GTGACCCTGGCCTCCATCCCCGACCTGCTGGCCGAGTTGCGGGCCGGGCGCCCGGTCATCCTGGTGGACGACGAGGGCCGCGAGAACGAGGGCGACCTGCTGATGCCCGCCGAGACCGCCACCCCGGAGTGGGTCAACTTCATGGCGCGGGAGGGCCGGGGATTGATCTGCGTGACCCTGCTCCCCGAGCGGGCCGCCGAGCTGAACCTCGCGCCGATGGTGCGCTCGGGCACCGACCCCAACGGCACCGCCTTCACGGTCAGCGTGGACCATGTCAGCAACTCCACCGGCATCAGCGCCTACGACCGCGCGGCGACCATCGGGGCACTGGCCGACCCCGCCGCGACCCCCGCCGATTTCCGCCGTCCGGGGCACATCTTCCCGCTGGTCGCGCGGCCCGGTGGCGTCCTGCGCCGCGCCGGGCACACCGAGGCGGGCTGCGACCTCGCCCGGCTCGCGGGGTTCGCGCCTGCGGGCGTGATCTGCGAGATCATGGGCGACAGCGGCGAGATGCTGCGCCTGCCCGACCTCCTCGCCTTCGGGGAGCGGCACTCGCTGTTGGTCGGGTCCATCGAGGCCCTGATCGCCTACCGGATGGAACACGATCCCTTCTTGCGGGTGGCGGCCGAGGCGAAGTTGCCCACCGAGTACGGCGAGTTCCGGCTGGTCGGGTTTGAGGACAGCCTGTCGGGGGCCGAGCACGTCGCCCTCGTGATGGGTGAGGTGGATGAAACGCCGCTGCTGGTGCGGGTCCACTCCGAGTGCCTGACCGGGGACGCCTTCCACTCGCTGCGCTGCGACTGCGGGCCGCAGCGGGACGCGGCGCTGCGGGCCATCGCCGAGGAGGGCCGGGGCGTCCTCGTCTACCTGCGTCAGGAGGGCCGGGGCATCGGCCTGCTGAACAAGATTCGCGCCTACGCCCTGCAAGACGGCGGGGCCGACACGGTGGACGCCAACCTGCAACTCGGCTTCCCCGCCGACGCCCGCGACTTCGGCATCGGCGCCCAGATGCTGCATCTGCTGGGCGCCCGGCGCCTGCGCGTCCTGACCAACAACCCCCGCAAGCTGCACTCGCTGGGCGGCTTCGGGCTGGAGGTCGTGGAGCGGGTGCCGCTGCATGTCGGCCAGAACGCGCACAACGCGGGGTATCTGGCGACGAAGGGGGCACGGCTGGGACACTTGCGGTAG
- a CDS encoding riboflavin synthase gives MFTGIVEQVGRVTHAAEHNGTLTLTVTPERMWSDLALGESIACSGTCLTVTGWDDTGFRVDLSRETLAKTAPHWGVGARLNLERAMTASGRFGGHVVSGHVDGTGEILERREEPGAYTLRVRAAPHLARYLVPKGSVTVDGVSLTVVDTGGPGGSRADLREDEFTLWLVPHTLEVTTLGDWRPGTVVNLEADQIAKYVERLLLMRDFGQPEVAR, from the coding sequence ATGTTCACCGGAATCGTGGAACAGGTTGGCCGCGTCACGCACGCCGCCGAGCACAATGGCACCCTTACCCTCACCGTCACGCCGGAGCGGATGTGGTCCGACCTCGCGCTCGGCGAGTCCATCGCCTGCTCGGGCACCTGCCTGACCGTGACGGGCTGGGATGACACGGGCTTTAGGGTGGACCTCAGCCGTGAGACGCTCGCCAAGACTGCCCCGCACTGGGGAGTCGGCGCCCGGCTCAACCTTGAGCGGGCGATGACCGCCTCGGGCCGCTTCGGGGGCCATGTGGTGAGCGGGCATGTGGACGGGACAGGCGAGATTCTGGAGAGGCGCGAGGAGCCCGGCGCCTACACCCTGCGCGTCCGCGCCGCGCCGCATCTGGCCCGCTACCTTGTCCCCAAGGGGAGCGTCACGGTGGACGGCGTGAGCCTCACCGTCGTGGACACGGGCGGCCCCGGCGGCAGCCGCGCGGACCTGAGAGAAGACGAGTTCACCCTCTGGCTGGTGCCGCACACGCTGGAGGTCACTACCCTGGGCGACTGGCGCCCCGGCACGGTGGTCAATCTGGAGGCCGACCAGATAGCGAAGTACGTGGAGCGGCTGCTGCTGATGCGTGACTTCGGGCAGCCGGAGGTGGCGCGGTGA